From one Ursus arctos isolate Adak ecotype North America unplaced genomic scaffold, UrsArc2.0 scaffold_26, whole genome shotgun sequence genomic stretch:
- the PLEKHG6 gene encoding pleckstrin homology domain-containing family G member 6 codes for MQTFAPPDKGPFQGLVASRIETYGGRHQASNQGSAGNLHSRRGPELDPGRQRLQGHVPFVKGSGQVRGVSPLKFRELEPEKRHGGHFGPGPPHSPKLKEVTKTRELEVRLHTFSMFGMPRLPPEDRRHWEIGEGSDSGLVIEKSWKELVPGHKEMSRELCHQQEALWELLTTELTYVRKLKIMTNLLAAGLLNLQRVGLLTEVSAETLFGNVPSLIRAHKSFWEEVLGPTLVETRTSGQPLDPVSLQNGFLTLSQRFRPYVQYCLQVKRIMAYAREQQDNNPLFHAFVQWCEKHKLAGRQTLGDLLIKPHQRITKYPLLLQAVLKRSPEAHARDALNAMIAAVESFLRHINQQVRQGEERESLVAAAQRIGPYEVLEPSSEEVEKNLRPFCTLDLTSPVLGVASEHTRQLLLEGPVRVKEGREGKLDVYLFLFSDVLLVTKRQRKADKAKVIRPPLMLEKLVCRPLRDPNSFLVIHLTEFQCVSSALIVHCPTATDRAQWLEKTQQAQVTLQKLKAEEYVQQKRELLALYRDQDQESPGTRPSTPSPEGSQSSAEGRTPEFSTIIPHLVVTEDTDEDSPLVPDDTSDSGYSTLIPGSPKGPHCVSRLRPQALRRDPRLTFSTLDLRDVPLRPQPPNPQAPQRRSAPELPREVIRRGSSLPRGYPPTWSEEEDGTSVGGNVVVETLHRARLRGQLPPSPTHTDSAGESPWESSGDEEEGGPGCTPSSRPLQAEDMLREIREELASQRIEGIPEPGNSRPRKLTRGQLQRMRGPYTIQLDTPLSTSDV; via the exons ATGCAGACATTTGCTCCTCCAGATAAGGGTCCCTTCCAAGGACTTGTGGCGTCCCGCATTGAGACTTACGGGGGCAGGCATCAGGCCTCCAACCAGGGTTCTGCGGGCAATCTCCATTCCCGAAGAGGCCCTGAGCTG gatcCCGGTCGCCAACGCCTCCAAGGCCACGTCCCCTTTGTCAAGGGTTCTGGCCAGGTCCGAGGCGTGTCTCCCCTGAAGTTTCGAGAACTAGAGCCCGAGAAGAGACATGGAGGCCATTTTGGGCCTGGCCCACCACACTCCCCCAAACTCAAG GAAGTCACCAAGACCCGTGAGCTGGAGGTGAGGCTGCATACATTCAGCATGTTTGGGATGCCCCGCCTGCCCCCTGAGGACCGGCGGCACTGGGAGATAGGAGAGGGCAGCGACAGTGGCCTGGTCATTGAGAAGTCCTGGAAGGAGCTGGTGCCTGGGCACAAG gaGATGAGCCGAGAGCTTTGCCACCAACAGGAAGCGCTTTGGGAGCTGCTGACCACAGAGCTGACCTACGTGCGGAAGCTCAAGATCATGACCAAC ctcttGGCCGCCGGCCTGCTGAACTTGCAGCGAGTGGGACTGCTGACCGAG GTATCAGCTGAGACCCTGTTTGGAAATGTCCCCAGCCTGATTCGAGCCCACAAGAGCTTTTGGGAGGAGGTGCTGGGGCCCACTCTGGTGGAGACTCGAACCTCAGGCCAGCCTCTGGACCCTGTCAGCCTGCAAAATGGCTTCTTGACG CTCAGCCAGCGGTTCCGGCCCTATGTCCAATACTGCCTACAGGTGAAGCGGATCATGGCTTACGCCCGGGAGCAGCAGGACAATAATCCTCTCTTCCACGCCTTTGtgcag TGGTGTGAGAAGCACAAGCTCGCGGGGAGGCAGACGCTGGGTGACCTGCTCATCAAGCCCCACCAGCGCATCACCAAGTACCCACTGCTGCTCCAGGCTGTGCTCAAGAGGAGTCCTGAGGCGCACGCCCGAGACGCCCTGAACGCCATG ATTGCCGCTGTGGAGTCATTCCTGCGACACATCAATCAACAGGTCCGCCAGGGCGAAGAGCGGGAGAGCCTGGTGGCCGCAGCCCAACGCATCGGGCCCTACGAAGTGCTGGAGCCATCcagtgaggaggtggagaag AACCTGCGTCCGTTCTGCACCCTGGACCTGACATCCCCCGTGCTGGGGGTTGCTTCTGAGCACACCAGGCAGCTGCTGCTGGAGGGACCCGTGCGAGTGAAGGAGGGGCGAGAAGGGAAG CTGGACGTgtacctcttcctcttctctgacGTGCTCCTGGTGACCAAGCGCCAACGCAAGGCAGACAAAGCCAAGGTCATccgccccccactcatgctggaGAAGCTTGTGTGCCGACCACTACGAGACCCTA ATAGCTTCCTGGTGATCCATCTCACTGAATTCCAGTGTGTCTCCAGTGCCCTCATCGTGCACTGTCCCACTGCTACAGACCGTGCCCAGTGGCTAGAGAAGACCCAGCAGGCCCAG GTCACCCTGCAAAAGCTGAAGGCAGAGGAATACGTCCAACAGAAGAGGGAGCTCCTGGCTCTCTATCGGGACCAGGACCAGGAGTCCCCAGGCACCCGGCCCTCCACGCCTTCGCCAGAGGGCTCTCAGAGCAGTGCAGAAGGGAG GACGCCTGAGTTCTCAACCATCATCCCCCACCTGGTGGTGACAGAAGACACAGATGAAGACTCTCCCTTGGTACCAGATGATACCTCAGACTCGGGCTACAGCACCCTGATCCCAGGCTCCCCCAAGGGGCCCCACTGTGTGAGCCGTCTACGCCCACAGGCCCTTCGGCGTGACCCTCGCCTCACCTTCTCCACCCTGGACCTCCGAGATGTTCCACTGCGCCCTCAGCCTCCTAACCCCCAAGCTCCCCAACGCCGAAGCGCCCCTGAACTGCCAAGGGAAGTTATCCGAAGAGGAAGCAGCCTTCCCAGGGGATATCCACCAACCTGGTCTGAGGAAGAAGATGGGACCTCAGTGGGAGGGAATGTGGTAGTGGAAACCTTGCATCGGGCCCGACTTCGGGGACAGCTCCCCCCATCCCCGACCCACACAGACTCTGCTGGAGAAAGCCCCTGGGAGTCCTCAggggatgaggaagagggaggaccTGGCTgcaccccctcctcccgccccctccaGGCTGAGGATATGCTCAGAGAGATCCGGGAAGAACTGGCCAGCCAAAGGATCGAGGGCATCCCCGAGCCTGGGAACAGCAGGCCTCGGAAGCTGACCCGGGGCCAACTGCAGAGGATGCGAGGGCCCTACACTATCCAGCTGGACACCCCCCTGTCCACATC AGACGTGTGA
- the TNFRSF1A gene encoding tumor necrosis factor receptor superfamily member 1A isoform X1, which produces MGLPAVPGLLLPLVLLALLVEIYPLQVTALVPLLRDREKRAILCPQGKYIHPRDNSICCTKCHKGTYLYDDCPGPGLDTDCRECENGTFTASENHLRQCLSCSKCRKEMNQVEISPCTVYRDTVCGCRENQYRYYWSDTLFQCVNCSLCLNGTVQISCKERQNTVCTCHAGFFLRENECVSCVHCKKNTDCTKLCLPPMETVKDPQDPGTTVLLPLVVIFGICVLSFSVVLMCRYQRQKPRFFSIVCGKSTPTKEGEPETLASVPGFSPTTSFSPTTSFSPTTSFSPTTGFTPIPNPTFTPRSVFTPSDWSKFRAASVSGEMAPPYQEAGPILTAAPTSTPIPTPVQKWEDSTHAHRPEADPADPATLYAVVDGVPPSRWKEFVRRLGLSEHEIERLELQNGRCLREAHYSMLAAWRRRTPRREATLEPLGRVLREMDLLGCLEDIEEALCAPASLSPAPRLQR; this is translated from the exons ATGGGCCTCCCCGCCGTGCCCGGCCTGCTGCTGCCACTG GTGCTCCTGGCTCTGTTGGTGGAAATATACCCGTTACAGGTTACGGCACTGGTCCCTCTCCTCAGGGACCGGGAGAAGAGAGCTATTCTGTGTCCTCAAGGAAAATATATTCACCCTCGAGATAATTCCATTTGCTGTACAAAGTGCCACAAAG GGACCTACCTGTATGATGACTGTCCTGGCCCAGGGCTGGACACGGACTGCAGGGAATGTGAAAACGGCACCTTCACAGCTTCCGAGAACCACCTCAGACAGTGCCTCAGCTGCTCCAAATGCCGCAAAG AAATGAACCAGGTGGAGATTTCTCCTTGCACCGTGTACCGGGACACCGTGTGTGGCTGCCGGGAGAACCAGTACCGCTATTACTGGAGTGACACCCTTTTCCAGTGCGTGAACTGCAGCCTCTGCCTCAACGGCACGGTGCAGATCTCCT GTAAGGAGAGACAGAACACCGTGTGCACCTGCCACGCGGGCTTCTTTCTAAGAGAGAATGAGTGCGTCTCTTGTGTTCA CTGTAAGAAAAACACAGACTGCACGAAGTTGTGTCTACCCCCAATGGAAACGGTTAAGGACCCTCAGGACCCAG GTACCACAGTGCTGTTGCCCCTGGTGGTGATCTTTGGTATTTGCGTTTTATCCTTCTCCGTTGTTTTAATGTGCCGCTACCAAAGGCAGAAGCCCAGGTTCTTCTCCATTG tttgTGGGAAATCGACACCTACAAAAGAG GGGGAGCCTGAGACCCTGGCCTCCGTTCCAGGTTTCAGTCCCACCACGAGCTTCAGTCCCACCACGAGCTTCAGTCCCACCACGAGCTTCAGTCCCACCACGGGCTTCACTCCCATCCCCAACCCCACCTTCACCCCCAGGTCCGTCTTCACCCCCAGTGACTGGTCGAAGTTCAGGGCTGCATCAGTCTCTGGAGAGATGGCTCCACCCTACCAGGAGGCTGGCCCTATCCTCACCGCGGCTCCAACCTCCACCCCTATCCCCACCCCTGTTCAGAAGTGGGAGGACAGCACACACGCTCATCGCCCAGAAG CGGACCCGGCGGACCCGGCGACGCTGTATGCCGTGGTGGACGGCGTGCCCCCGTCGCGCTGGAAGGAGTTCGTGCGGCGGCTGGGGCTGAGCGAGCACGAGATCGAGCGGCTGGAGCTGCAGAACGGGCGCTGCCTGCGGGAGGCGCACTACAGCATGCTAGCGGCCTGGCGGCGGCGGACGCCGCGGCGCGAAGCCACGCTGGAGCCGCTGGGCCGCGTGCTCCGCGAAATGGACCTGCTCGGCTGCCTGGAGGACATCGAGGAGGCGCTGTGTGCCCCCGCCTCCCTCTCGCCGGCGCCCCGCCTCCAGCGAtga
- the TNFRSF1A gene encoding tumor necrosis factor receptor superfamily member 1A isoform X2, whose product MDMGWWVLLALLVEIYPLQVTALVPLLRDREKRAILCPQGKYIHPRDNSICCTKCHKGTYLYDDCPGPGLDTDCRECENGTFTASENHLRQCLSCSKCRKEMNQVEISPCTVYRDTVCGCRENQYRYYWSDTLFQCVNCSLCLNGTVQISCKERQNTVCTCHAGFFLRENECVSCVHCKKNTDCTKLCLPPMETVKDPQDPGTTVLLPLVVIFGICVLSFSVVLMCRYQRQKPRFFSIVCGKSTPTKEGEPETLASVPGFSPTTSFSPTTSFSPTTSFSPTTGFTPIPNPTFTPRSVFTPSDWSKFRAASVSGEMAPPYQEAGPILTAAPTSTPIPTPVQKWEDSTHAHRPEADPADPATLYAVVDGVPPSRWKEFVRRLGLSEHEIERLELQNGRCLREAHYSMLAAWRRRTPRREATLEPLGRVLREMDLLGCLEDIEEALCAPASLSPAPRLQR is encoded by the exons ATGGACATGGGCTGGTGG GTGCTCCTGGCTCTGTTGGTGGAAATATACCCGTTACAGGTTACGGCACTGGTCCCTCTCCTCAGGGACCGGGAGAAGAGAGCTATTCTGTGTCCTCAAGGAAAATATATTCACCCTCGAGATAATTCCATTTGCTGTACAAAGTGCCACAAAG GGACCTACCTGTATGATGACTGTCCTGGCCCAGGGCTGGACACGGACTGCAGGGAATGTGAAAACGGCACCTTCACAGCTTCCGAGAACCACCTCAGACAGTGCCTCAGCTGCTCCAAATGCCGCAAAG AAATGAACCAGGTGGAGATTTCTCCTTGCACCGTGTACCGGGACACCGTGTGTGGCTGCCGGGAGAACCAGTACCGCTATTACTGGAGTGACACCCTTTTCCAGTGCGTGAACTGCAGCCTCTGCCTCAACGGCACGGTGCAGATCTCCT GTAAGGAGAGACAGAACACCGTGTGCACCTGCCACGCGGGCTTCTTTCTAAGAGAGAATGAGTGCGTCTCTTGTGTTCA CTGTAAGAAAAACACAGACTGCACGAAGTTGTGTCTACCCCCAATGGAAACGGTTAAGGACCCTCAGGACCCAG GTACCACAGTGCTGTTGCCCCTGGTGGTGATCTTTGGTATTTGCGTTTTATCCTTCTCCGTTGTTTTAATGTGCCGCTACCAAAGGCAGAAGCCCAGGTTCTTCTCCATTG tttgTGGGAAATCGACACCTACAAAAGAG GGGGAGCCTGAGACCCTGGCCTCCGTTCCAGGTTTCAGTCCCACCACGAGCTTCAGTCCCACCACGAGCTTCAGTCCCACCACGAGCTTCAGTCCCACCACGGGCTTCACTCCCATCCCCAACCCCACCTTCACCCCCAGGTCCGTCTTCACCCCCAGTGACTGGTCGAAGTTCAGGGCTGCATCAGTCTCTGGAGAGATGGCTCCACCCTACCAGGAGGCTGGCCCTATCCTCACCGCGGCTCCAACCTCCACCCCTATCCCCACCCCTGTTCAGAAGTGGGAGGACAGCACACACGCTCATCGCCCAGAAG CGGACCCGGCGGACCCGGCGACGCTGTATGCCGTGGTGGACGGCGTGCCCCCGTCGCGCTGGAAGGAGTTCGTGCGGCGGCTGGGGCTGAGCGAGCACGAGATCGAGCGGCTGGAGCTGCAGAACGGGCGCTGCCTGCGGGAGGCGCACTACAGCATGCTAGCGGCCTGGCGGCGGCGGACGCCGCGGCGCGAAGCCACGCTGGAGCCGCTGGGCCGCGTGCTCCGCGAAATGGACCTGCTCGGCTGCCTGGAGGACATCGAGGAGGCGCTGTGTGCCCCCGCCTCCCTCTCGCCGGCGCCCCGCCTCCAGCGAtga
- the TNFRSF1A gene encoding tumor necrosis factor receptor superfamily member 1A isoform X3, with protein MNQVEISPCTVYRDTVCGCRENQYRYYWSDTLFQCVNCSLCLNGTVQISCKERQNTVCTCHAGFFLRENECVSCVHCKKNTDCTKLCLPPMETVKDPQDPGTTVLLPLVVIFGICVLSFSVVLMCRYQRQKPRFFSIVCGKSTPTKEGEPETLASVPGFSPTTSFSPTTSFSPTTSFSPTTGFTPIPNPTFTPRSVFTPSDWSKFRAASVSGEMAPPYQEAGPILTAAPTSTPIPTPVQKWEDSTHAHRPEADPADPATLYAVVDGVPPSRWKEFVRRLGLSEHEIERLELQNGRCLREAHYSMLAAWRRRTPRREATLEPLGRVLREMDLLGCLEDIEEALCAPASLSPAPRLQR; from the exons ATGAACCAGGTGGAGATTTCTCCTTGCACCGTGTACCGGGACACCGTGTGTGGCTGCCGGGAGAACCAGTACCGCTATTACTGGAGTGACACCCTTTTCCAGTGCGTGAACTGCAGCCTCTGCCTCAACGGCACGGTGCAGATCTCCT GTAAGGAGAGACAGAACACCGTGTGCACCTGCCACGCGGGCTTCTTTCTAAGAGAGAATGAGTGCGTCTCTTGTGTTCA CTGTAAGAAAAACACAGACTGCACGAAGTTGTGTCTACCCCCAATGGAAACGGTTAAGGACCCTCAGGACCCAG GTACCACAGTGCTGTTGCCCCTGGTGGTGATCTTTGGTATTTGCGTTTTATCCTTCTCCGTTGTTTTAATGTGCCGCTACCAAAGGCAGAAGCCCAGGTTCTTCTCCATTG tttgTGGGAAATCGACACCTACAAAAGAG GGGGAGCCTGAGACCCTGGCCTCCGTTCCAGGTTTCAGTCCCACCACGAGCTTCAGTCCCACCACGAGCTTCAGTCCCACCACGAGCTTCAGTCCCACCACGGGCTTCACTCCCATCCCCAACCCCACCTTCACCCCCAGGTCCGTCTTCACCCCCAGTGACTGGTCGAAGTTCAGGGCTGCATCAGTCTCTGGAGAGATGGCTCCACCCTACCAGGAGGCTGGCCCTATCCTCACCGCGGCTCCAACCTCCACCCCTATCCCCACCCCTGTTCAGAAGTGGGAGGACAGCACACACGCTCATCGCCCAGAAG CGGACCCGGCGGACCCGGCGACGCTGTATGCCGTGGTGGACGGCGTGCCCCCGTCGCGCTGGAAGGAGTTCGTGCGGCGGCTGGGGCTGAGCGAGCACGAGATCGAGCGGCTGGAGCTGCAGAACGGGCGCTGCCTGCGGGAGGCGCACTACAGCATGCTAGCGGCCTGGCGGCGGCGGACGCCGCGGCGCGAAGCCACGCTGGAGCCGCTGGGCCGCGTGCTCCGCGAAATGGACCTGCTCGGCTGCCTGGAGGACATCGAGGAGGCGCTGTGTGCCCCCGCCTCCCTCTCGCCGGCGCCCCGCCTCCAGCGAtga